From the genome of Triticum aestivum cultivar Chinese Spring chromosome 3B, IWGSC CS RefSeq v2.1, whole genome shotgun sequence, one region includes:
- the LOC123067851 gene encoding 60S ribosomal protein L28-1-like, which produces MTTVPGSLVWELVKKKNYFLIKQFGNSNTKVRFSKEPNNLYNVHSYKFSSLANSKTVAVQPSAGEDKAVVLSTTKTKKQNAPAKLQHKTLMRKEFRKMAKSIKNQEME; this is translated from the exons ATGACTACCGTTCCAGGGTCTCTGGTCTGGGAGCTCGTGAAGAAGAAGAACTACTTCTTGATAAAACAATTCGGCAACAGCAACACCAAGGTGCGGTTCAGCAAGGAGCCCAACAACCTCTACAATGTCCACTCCTACAAGTTCTCGA GCTTGGCGAACAGCAAGACCGTGGCGGTCCAGCCATCAGCGGGAGAGGACAAGGCAGTTGTCCTGTCCACGACCAAGACCAAGAAGCAGAACGCCCCTGCCAAGCTCCAGCACAAGACTCTGATGCGCAAGGAGTTCCGCAAGATGGCCAAGTCTATCAAGAATCAG GAAATGGAGTGA